Proteins from a genomic interval of Dunckerocampus dactyliophorus isolate RoL2022-P2 chromosome 5, RoL_Ddac_1.1, whole genome shotgun sequence:
- the LOC129181001 gene encoding zona pellucida sperm-binding protein 4-like isoform X2, whose protein sequence is MKLICLLTLALLMGFLAGAQKFTNQQPDNPTKSKAPTGTHQLSCEVEARHKIQCGSASISSSDCRDINCCHDGHMCYYGKCVTLQCTKDGQMIVVVARESTQPNIDFESISFHANEPRCRPVDATSAFAIYQFPITACGTVIMEEDGVVIYENRMSSTYEVTTGLYGAITRDSQYQVLLQCKYAGFSTEAQVIEVGQVPQPNPAAAPGPLNVELRLGSGVCTTKGCVEEDLAFRSFYEDSDYPLLKVLRDPVYVEVRMPARTDPNLVLTLGRCWATANPSPHSVPQWDLLVDGCPWVDDSYQTTLVPVGPSSGLLYPTHHRRFIFKMFTFLSTVVNNSGKGGATDPEVRSPLTRKVYIHCDTSMCQRLFENNCEPTCFRKSITRPQDCS, encoded by the exons ATGAAGTTGATCTGTCTCCTCACTCTCGCCCTGCTCATGGGCTTTCTGGCCGGGGCTCAAAAGTTCACCAACCAACAGCCTGACAACCCCACCAAGTCCAAAGCCCCGACAGGCACACACCAACTCTCTTGTGAGGTGGAGGCACGTCACAAGATACAGTGCGGCTCTGCAAGCATCTCCTCTTCTGATTGTCGTGACATTAACTGCTGCCATGATGGCCACATGTGCTATTATGGCAAATGTG TCACTCTCCAGTGCACCAAGGATGGCCAGATGATAGTGGTGGTCGCCAGAGAATCCACCCAGCCCAACATTGACTTCGAGTCCATATCATTCCATGCAAATGAGCCAAGGTGCCGCCCAGTTGACGCCACTTCAGCTTTTGCGATCTACCAGTTCCCCATCACAGCCTGCGGCACTGTGATTATG GAAGAGGATGGTGTTGTAATCTATGAGAACAGGATGTCGTCCACCTATGAAGTCACTACTGGACTGTATGGAGCAATTACCAGGGACAGCCAATATCA GGTGCTTCTGCAGTGTAAATATGCAGGCTTCTCCACTGAAGCGCAGGTCATTGAGGTGGGCCAGGTTCCTCAACCGAATCCAGCTGCAGCTCCTGGGCCCTTAAATGTGGAGCTCCGGCTGGGCAGTGGAGTGTGCACAACCAAGGGTTGTGTTGAAG AGGATTTGGCCTTCCGCTCCTTCTACGAGGATAGTGACTACCCGCTTTTAAAGGTGCTCAGAGATCCCGTGTATGTTGAGGTCAGAATGCCGGCTAGGACTGACCCCAACCTGGTCTTGACTCTTGGGCGATGCTGGGCCACTGCTAACCCCAGCCCTCACAGCGTGCCTCAGTGGGACTTGCTGGTTGATGG CTGCCCGTGGGTGGATGACAGTTACCAGACCACCCTGGTTCCAGTCGGCCCCTCTTCAGGCCTCCTGTATCCCACCCACCACAGGAGGTTTATCTTCAAGATGTTCACTTTTCTGTCCACTGTGGTGAACAATTCAGGCAAGGGAGGGGCCACAGATCCAGAGGTTAGGAGTCCTCTCACACGAAAG GTGTACATCCACTGTGACACAAGTATGTGTCAGCGCTTGTTTGAAAACAACTGTGAACCTACGTGCTTCAGGAAGA
- the LOC129181001 gene encoding zona pellucida sperm-binding protein 4-like isoform X1 encodes MKLICLLTLALLMGFLAGAQKFTNQQPDNPTKSKAPTGTHQLSCEVEARHKIQCGSASISSSDCRDINCCHDGHMCYYGKCVTLQCTKDGQMIVVVARESTQPNIDFESISFHANEPRCRPVDATSAFAIYQFPITACGTVIMEEDGVVIYENRMSSTYEVTTGLYGAITRDSQYQVLLQCKYAGFSTEAQVIEVGQVPQPNPAAAPGPLNVELRLGSGVCTTKGCVEEDLAFRSFYEDSDYPLLKVLRDPVYVEVRMPARTDPNLVLTLGRCWATANPSPHSVPQWDLLVDGCPWVDDSYQTTLVPVGPSSGLLYPTHHRRFIFKMFTFLSTVVNNSGKGGATDPEVRSPLTRKVYIHCDTSMCQRLFENNCEPTCFRKRRDLVRDTFQNTYKYDSTVVSSLEIQYKELN; translated from the exons ATGAAGTTGATCTGTCTCCTCACTCTCGCCCTGCTCATGGGCTTTCTGGCCGGGGCTCAAAAGTTCACCAACCAACAGCCTGACAACCCCACCAAGTCCAAAGCCCCGACAGGCACACACCAACTCTCTTGTGAGGTGGAGGCACGTCACAAGATACAGTGCGGCTCTGCAAGCATCTCCTCTTCTGATTGTCGTGACATTAACTGCTGCCATGATGGCCACATGTGCTATTATGGCAAATGTG TCACTCTCCAGTGCACCAAGGATGGCCAGATGATAGTGGTGGTCGCCAGAGAATCCACCCAGCCCAACATTGACTTCGAGTCCATATCATTCCATGCAAATGAGCCAAGGTGCCGCCCAGTTGACGCCACTTCAGCTTTTGCGATCTACCAGTTCCCCATCACAGCCTGCGGCACTGTGATTATG GAAGAGGATGGTGTTGTAATCTATGAGAACAGGATGTCGTCCACCTATGAAGTCACTACTGGACTGTATGGAGCAATTACCAGGGACAGCCAATATCA GGTGCTTCTGCAGTGTAAATATGCAGGCTTCTCCACTGAAGCGCAGGTCATTGAGGTGGGCCAGGTTCCTCAACCGAATCCAGCTGCAGCTCCTGGGCCCTTAAATGTGGAGCTCCGGCTGGGCAGTGGAGTGTGCACAACCAAGGGTTGTGTTGAAG AGGATTTGGCCTTCCGCTCCTTCTACGAGGATAGTGACTACCCGCTTTTAAAGGTGCTCAGAGATCCCGTGTATGTTGAGGTCAGAATGCCGGCTAGGACTGACCCCAACCTGGTCTTGACTCTTGGGCGATGCTGGGCCACTGCTAACCCCAGCCCTCACAGCGTGCCTCAGTGGGACTTGCTGGTTGATGG CTGCCCGTGGGTGGATGACAGTTACCAGACCACCCTGGTTCCAGTCGGCCCCTCTTCAGGCCTCCTGTATCCCACCCACCACAGGAGGTTTATCTTCAAGATGTTCACTTTTCTGTCCACTGTGGTGAACAATTCAGGCAAGGGAGGGGCCACAGATCCAGAGGTTAGGAGTCCTCTCACACGAAAG GTGTACATCCACTGTGACACAAGTATGTGTCAGCGCTTGTTTGAAAACAACTGTGAACCTACGTGCTTCAGGAAGA